One genomic segment of Clostridium saccharoperbutylacetonicum N1-4(HMT) includes these proteins:
- a CDS encoding ECF transporter S component, which translates to MENKNTRLIKLLQTGILAALCFVSFTFLSIKIPVAGGDAVSLHVGNAFCVLAALLLGGLYGGLSGAIGMTISDLLDPTYAIGAPKTFILKLCIGLITGLIAHNFAKIDQSYDKKYIARWTIIAAIGGLSFNVVFDPIVGYFYKQYILGQPQQMAAILAKFSVFATFINAVVSVILVSTIYNVIRPVLKTSGLLFPVAKNKSIN; encoded by the coding sequence ATGGAAAATAAAAACACTCGACTTATTAAATTACTTCAAACAGGAATACTTGCTGCATTATGCTTTGTATCTTTTACTTTTCTTTCAATTAAAATACCAGTAGCAGGTGGTGATGCAGTATCTCTGCATGTGGGAAATGCTTTTTGTGTTTTGGCTGCTTTACTTCTTGGAGGTTTGTATGGTGGCTTATCTGGTGCCATAGGAATGACAATATCTGATTTGTTAGATCCAACCTATGCTATTGGTGCACCAAAAACATTCATTTTGAAATTGTGTATTGGATTAATTACTGGATTAATTGCTCATAACTTTGCTAAAATAGATCAAAGTTATGATAAAAAATATATTGCCAGATGGACAATAATTGCTGCTATTGGAGGATTATCTTTTAATGTTGTTTTTGATCCTATTGTTGGATATTTTTATAAACAATATATTCTTGGTCAACCACAGCAAATGGCTGCTATCCTAGCCAAATTTAGTGTGTTTGCAACTTTTATTAATGCTGTTGTCTCAGTTATATTAGTAAGCACCATCTATAATGTTATAAGACCTGTTTTAAAAACTTCTGGATTACTTTTTCCTGTTGCAAAAAATAAGTCCATAAACTAA
- a CDS encoding biotin transporter BioY encodes MENTRRISTRQLTLIGVMTAVICILGPLSLPIGIVPVSLTNLAIFFAIYALGGKKGTISCIVYLFIGIIGLPVFSGFSGGFTKLLGPTGGYLIGFIFLASISGIFIDKFTNKIYMCLLGMILGSIVTYILGTIWLAYLTKMPFNSALSVAVIPFLPGDLIKMILAALIGPQIRKRLITAGLYA; translated from the coding sequence ATGGAAAATACAAGAAGAATAAGTACTCGCCAATTGACTTTGATTGGTGTAATGACTGCAGTTATTTGTATCTTAGGCCCCCTATCACTTCCTATAGGAATAGTTCCTGTTTCCTTGACTAATCTTGCTATTTTTTTTGCAATATATGCTTTAGGTGGAAAAAAAGGAACCATTAGCTGCATTGTTTATCTTTTCATTGGAATTATTGGATTACCTGTCTTTTCAGGTTTCTCAGGAGGATTCACAAAATTGTTAGGCCCAACAGGTGGATATTTAATTGGATTTATTTTTTTGGCATCAATCAGTGGAATCTTTATAGATAAATTTACAAACAAAATTTATATGTGCTTATTAGGAATGATACTTGGTTCAATAGTTACATATATTTTGGGTACTATTTGGCTAGCATATCTAACTAAAATGCCGTTTAACTCAGCCCTATCAGTTGCAGTTATTCCCTTTTTGCCAGGAGATTTAATAAAAATGATACTTGCAGCATTGATTGGACCACAAATTAGAAAGAGACTTATAACTGCTGGATTATATGCTTAA
- a CDS encoding SIMPL domain-containing protein codes for MNVLEDNEKYSFNHYSKSQLNNIIKVFGKGILSVKPDLAKLLIGVITENVQLEVAQQENALITQNVINSILEIGVFPDNIQTQNYNIRTKYDYIEGKQVFRGYEVTNNLNVLITNIKSAGEVIDTAVRNGANNIGDLNFLVSNEQRYYYEVLNRAVTDAQNKARVMGNKLGVRLNDIPIRIVELAMGNISPLPAMTFKSVSGTTPIEAGENNIEANVEAVFEYME; via the coding sequence ATGAATGTATTAGAGGATAATGAGAAATATAGCTTTAACCATTATTCAAAAAGTCAATTAAATAATATAATTAAGGTTTTTGGAAAAGGTATATTAAGTGTAAAGCCTGATTTAGCTAAGTTGCTAATTGGAGTTATAACAGAAAATGTTCAATTAGAAGTGGCACAACAGGAAAATGCTCTTATAACCCAGAATGTTATTAATAGTATATTAGAAATTGGAGTATTTCCTGACAATATACAAACTCAAAACTATAATATACGAACAAAATATGATTATATTGAGGGTAAACAAGTTTTTAGAGGTTATGAGGTTACTAATAATTTAAATGTTCTTATAACGAATATAAAGTCGGCGGGAGAAGTAATTGATACTGCTGTAAGAAATGGAGCAAATAATATTGGAGATCTCAATTTTCTTGTTTCAAATGAACAAAGATATTATTACGAAGTATTAAATAGAGCTGTCACAGATGCTCAAAATAAGGCAAGGGTTATGGGAAATAAATTAGGAGTGAGATTAAATGATATTCCCATAAGAATAGTTGAACTTGCTATGGGAAACATATCGCCATTACCAGCAATGACTTTTAAGTCTGTAAGTGGGACAACTCCTATTGAAGCAGGAGAAAATAATATTGAAGCAAACGTTGAAGCTGTATTTGAATATATGGAATAA
- the aguB gene encoding N-carbamoylputrescine amidase, giving the protein MRNVKVAATQMSCSNNIDENISKAEQFVRDAADKGAQIILLQELFETPYFCQKEKSDYYVYASTVEENRAINHFKKIAKELKVVLPISFYEKKNYARYNSIAIIDADGEVLGTYRKSHIPDGPGYEEKFYFNPGDTGFKVWNTRYGKIGVGICWDQWYPEAARCMTLMGAEILFYPTAIGSEPQDGSIDSKDHWQACMLGHAASNLIPVIASNRVGIEADEDSKITFYGSSFIAGPQGNKIVEANRTEETVLVAEFDLDQLENQRIEWGIFRDRRPDLYKIITSYDGELIIK; this is encoded by the coding sequence ATGAGAAATGTTAAAGTTGCTGCTACACAAATGAGTTGTTCTAACAATATTGACGAAAATATCTCTAAAGCAGAACAATTTGTTAGAGACGCTGCTGATAAAGGTGCTCAAATCATCTTACTTCAAGAATTATTTGAAACACCATATTTTTGCCAAAAAGAAAAATCTGATTATTATGTGTATGCTTCAACAGTTGAAGAAAATAGAGCTATTAATCATTTTAAAAAAATTGCTAAAGAATTAAAAGTAGTTCTTCCAATTAGCTTTTACGAAAAGAAAAACTATGCTAGATATAATTCCATAGCAATTATAGATGCTGATGGTGAAGTACTTGGAACCTATAGAAAGAGCCATATTCCTGATGGTCCTGGATATGAGGAAAAATTCTACTTTAATCCTGGGGATACTGGCTTCAAGGTATGGAATACTCGTTATGGAAAAATTGGTGTTGGGATCTGTTGGGATCAATGGTATCCTGAAGCTGCTAGATGTATGACTTTAATGGGAGCAGAAATCCTATTCTACCCTACAGCTATTGGCTCTGAACCACAAGATGGCTCAATTGATTCAAAAGACCATTGGCAAGCTTGCATGTTAGGGCATGCTGCTTCTAACTTAATTCCTGTAATTGCTTCAAATAGAGTTGGTATTGAAGCAGATGAAGATTCTAAAATAACCTTTTATGGTTCTTCCTTTATTGCTGGACCACAAGGAAATAAAATTGTTGAGGCTAATAGAACAGAGGAAACTGTTTTAGTTGCTGAGTTCGATTTAGATCAATTAGAAAATCAACGTATTGAATGGGGTATATTTAGAGATCGTCGTCCTGATTTATATAAGATCATCACTTCCTATGATGGAGAGTTAATAATTAAATAA
- a CDS encoding agmatine deiminase family protein, which translates to MYPKDLNYKMPAEWTTHERTFISWPVKESMCYPENHESVCLGYAEYIKAISEFEPVTVIVNPKDLTDVTKLFASSNISFLPIDHNDAWLRDNGPTFVVDENYNIAGVNWKFNAWGEKYAPWDLDDMVAPKILEHFNVKKFDAPLVLEGGSIHVDGEGTLLTTEECLLNPNRNPDLTKEQIENYAKQYLNIEKIIWLKNGLDGDETDGHVDNIACFAAPGKIIMQTCDDPNDKNYEITLENLEILKNSTDAKGRKLEVISINQPPRVEYEGERLTLSYLNFYFVNDGIILPIFGGTAKEADKLAENVLSETFPNRRIRTVDGITVIKEGGNVHCTTQQMPLVKTSRANKK; encoded by the coding sequence ATGTATCCAAAAGATTTAAATTATAAAATGCCTGCTGAATGGACTACTCATGAGCGTACATTCATTTCATGGCCTGTCAAAGAATCTATGTGTTATCCAGAAAATCATGAAAGTGTATGTCTTGGATATGCAGAATATATAAAAGCAATTTCTGAATTTGAACCAGTCACTGTTATTGTAAATCCAAAAGATTTAACTGATGTTACTAAACTTTTTGCTTCTTCAAACATTAGTTTTCTTCCAATTGATCACAATGATGCATGGCTTCGTGATAATGGTCCAACGTTTGTCGTTGATGAAAATTACAATATAGCTGGAGTTAACTGGAAGTTTAATGCTTGGGGTGAAAAATATGCTCCATGGGATTTAGATGATATGGTGGCTCCAAAAATCTTAGAACATTTTAATGTAAAGAAATTCGATGCACCACTTGTTCTTGAAGGTGGATCTATTCATGTTGATGGTGAAGGTACCTTACTTACTACAGAAGAATGCCTTTTAAATCCTAATAGAAATCCTGACCTTACAAAGGAACAAATTGAAAATTATGCAAAGCAATATTTGAATATTGAAAAAATCATTTGGTTAAAGAATGGTTTAGATGGTGATGAAACTGATGGTCATGTAGACAACATTGCTTGTTTTGCTGCTCCTGGGAAAATTATAATGCAAACTTGTGACGATCCAAATGATAAAAACTACGAAATCACTTTAGAGAATCTTGAAATACTAAAAAACTCAACTGATGCAAAGGGAAGAAAGTTAGAAGTAATTTCTATCAATCAACCTCCTAGAGTTGAATATGAAGGTGAAAGATTAACCTTAAGTTATTTAAATTTTTATTTTGTAAATGATGGCATTATTTTGCCTATCTTTGGTGGAACTGCTAAAGAAGCTGACAAATTAGCTGAGAATGTATTAAGTGAAACTTTTCCTAATAGAAGAATTAGAACGGTTGATGGAATTACTGTAATCAAAGAAGGTGGCAATGTGCATTGTACAACACAACAAATGCCACTTGTTAAAACTTCCAGAGCTAATAAGAAATAA
- a CDS encoding DUF3810 domain-containing protein: protein MSNLVDNRKKIKWSKKKLWGSGLLLIISAGLFGMSRYVSGFANIYYENIYLNLVNVIGRGLSIIKFSVYELIVIGFILFIFIKLIMYIYLKYKKKISLKEIIIRATANIILYISIFIFLNAVTLGVNAFRPSFAKLTDLKNKDVSEENLTELCSYLKDELNESDNKIQKDQYGLLKLDDSVKEEGINSMKNLGDKYSCLQGYYPLPKPYLFSKVMSYQLLEGETDFTLEANYNNDMPKVDVPSTICHELSHVRGFNNEDEANYIGFLACINSNNYEYQYSGYLMAYSYCMNDLYDSNKEAFKKINNELSINVKAELKNDALYWNKYRGRISKIHNDAYDKLLKISGQENGIKSYNAVVKLLVSGYGVQFK, encoded by the coding sequence ATGAGTAATTTAGTAGACAATCGTAAGAAGATAAAATGGAGTAAAAAAAAGCTATGGGGTAGTGGATTATTACTTATTATTAGTGCTGGTTTATTTGGAATGTCAAGGTATGTTAGTGGATTTGCAAACATATATTATGAAAATATTTACTTAAATTTAGTTAATGTAATTGGGAGAGGATTATCAATAATAAAATTTTCAGTTTATGAATTAATCGTTATTGGATTTATTTTATTTATTTTTATTAAATTAATTATGTATATATATTTGAAATATAAGAAGAAAATATCGCTTAAAGAAATTATTATTAGGGCAACAGCTAATATTATTTTGTATATTTCAATTTTTATATTTTTAAATGCAGTGACTTTAGGGGTTAATGCTTTTAGACCAAGTTTTGCTAAGTTGACTGATTTGAAGAATAAAGATGTTTCAGAAGAAAATTTGACTGAACTTTGTAGTTATCTTAAAGACGAGCTTAATGAATCAGATAATAAAATACAAAAGGATCAATATGGACTTTTAAAATTAGATGATAGCGTAAAGGAAGAAGGGATTAATAGTATGAAGAACTTGGGCGATAAATATTCTTGTCTCCAAGGATATTATCCGCTTCCTAAACCATATCTTTTTTCTAAAGTAATGTCCTATCAATTATTAGAGGGAGAAACAGATTTTACTTTAGAAGCCAATTATAATAATGATATGCCTAAAGTCGATGTTCCAAGTACTATATGTCATGAATTAAGTCATGTAAGAGGATTTAATAATGAAGATGAAGCGAATTATATAGGTTTTTTAGCATGTATTAATTCTAATAATTATGAATATCAATATAGTGGATACTTAATGGCGTATTCTTACTGTATGAATGATTTATATGATTCGAATAAAGAGGCATTTAAAAAAATCAATAATGAACTTTCTATTAACGTTAAAGCAGAATTAAAAAATGATGCTTTATATTGGAATAAGTATAGAGGGAGAATATCTAAAATTCACAATGATGCTTACGATAAGTTGCTAAAAATAAGTGGACAGGAAAATGGTATTAAAAGCTATAATGCTGTTGTAAAGTTATTGGTTTCAGGATACGGAGTTCAATTTAAATAA